A genome region from Akkermansiaceae bacterium includes the following:
- a CDS encoding AAA family ATPase: MTTEELQERISESSGWIGDVKAEMAKVLVGQEDLVDRLLVGLLCNGHILLEGVPGLAKTLAVKALSGSLSATFARFQFTPDLLPADLVGTMIYHPQDARFEPKLGPIFNNLILADEINRAPAKVQSALLEAMQERQVTLGDKSYPLPKPFLVLATQNPIDQEGTYQLPEAQLDRFLLKVNVGYPSKGEELEILNRMATSAPIYETRNVATPEQVGASRDLVNGIYIDEAIRKYIVELVYCTRFPVKVDAPLKNWVRAGASPRGTINLALAARARAFMQGRAFVTPQDVKDMALDVLRHRILLTYEAEAEGVTTDTIVQRVLAKVVVP; this comes from the coding sequence ATGACAACTGAAGAACTACAGGAACGGATTTCGGAAAGCAGCGGATGGATCGGTGATGTGAAGGCCGAGATGGCAAAGGTGCTGGTGGGCCAGGAAGACCTCGTGGACAGGCTGCTCGTCGGCCTGCTCTGCAACGGCCACATTCTGCTTGAAGGTGTGCCTGGCCTTGCGAAAACCCTGGCGGTCAAGGCGCTCTCCGGCTCTCTCTCCGCGACCTTCGCGCGCTTCCAGTTCACGCCTGACCTGCTTCCCGCGGATCTTGTCGGCACGATGATCTATCATCCACAGGATGCCCGCTTCGAGCCGAAGCTTGGCCCGATTTTCAACAACCTGATCCTGGCGGACGAGATCAACCGCGCGCCTGCGAAGGTGCAGTCCGCGCTGCTGGAGGCGATGCAGGAGCGGCAGGTCACGCTCGGCGACAAATCCTACCCGCTGCCCAAGCCTTTCCTTGTCCTGGCGACGCAGAACCCCATCGACCAGGAGGGCACCTACCAGCTTCCCGAGGCGCAGCTCGACCGATTCCTGCTCAAGGTCAACGTGGGCTACCCGTCGAAGGGCGAGGAACTGGAGATCCTCAACCGCATGGCGACGTCCGCGCCGATCTACGAAACCCGCAACGTGGCGACCCCGGAGCAGGTCGGTGCTTCGCGGGATCTGGTGAACGGGATCTACATCGACGAGGCGATACGCAAATACATCGTCGAGCTGGTCTATTGCACCCGTTTCCCGGTTAAGGTGGATGCGCCCCTGAAGAACTGGGTGCGCGCCGGTGCCTCGCCGCGCGGCACGATCAACCTCGCGCTAGCCGCCCGCGCCCGCGCCTTCATGCAGGGACGGGCTTTCGTGACTCCCCAGGACGTGAAGGACATGGCTCTCGATGTTTTGCGCCACCGCATCCTGCTTACCTACGAGGCCGAGGCCGAGGGCGTCACCACGGACACCATCGTGCAGCGGGTGCTGGCCAAGGTGGTGGTGCCCTGA
- the nuoD gene encoding NADH dehydrogenase (quinone) subunit D has translation MSISTQYEAPDTLGKAAKAVESYQEETDDLVGERMVLNMGPSHPATHGVLRLILELDGEVIHSADPDVGFLHRGDEKIAENMHYNQFVPYTDRLDYLAPLANNVAYACAVEKLMGWELPPRGQALRVLCCELARISAHMLGVGVCAMDVGAMTVFLYTFTEREKIYNLCEQLTGARFTTSYTRVGGQLRDMPPGFDAAVRTFLEECEVAIGEIARLLDNNKIFRDRMIDIGVISRESAISYGMTGPNLRASGVDRDLRKNSPYLGYENYDFDIPIADEGDCYARYQIRMEEMRQSIRICRQVLDTMPAGPVNIADPKGMLPAKERVMMSMEELIHHFIVATQGIDAPEGEVYFAAENPKGELGFYIHSKGGGVPNRLKIRSPSFCNLSIVSKLLKGHMVSDIPAILGSLDFVMGECDR, from the coding sequence ATGAGCATTTCCACCCAATATGAGGCCCCGGACACCTTGGGGAAAGCCGCCAAAGCCGTGGAGTCCTATCAGGAAGAAACGGACGATCTCGTAGGCGAGCGCATGGTTCTGAACATGGGGCCGTCCCATCCCGCCACCCATGGCGTCCTTCGCCTGATCCTTGAGCTGGACGGCGAGGTGATCCACTCCGCAGATCCCGATGTCGGATTCCTGCACCGCGGCGACGAGAAGATCGCGGAAAACATGCACTACAACCAGTTCGTGCCATACACCGACCGGCTCGACTACCTCGCCCCGCTCGCAAACAACGTCGCCTATGCCTGCGCCGTGGAGAAGCTCATGGGCTGGGAACTCCCGCCTCGCGGCCAGGCGCTGCGCGTCCTTTGCTGCGAGCTGGCGCGCATCTCCGCGCACATGCTCGGTGTGGGTGTCTGCGCCATGGATGTGGGTGCGATGACGGTTTTCCTCTACACCTTCACCGAGCGGGAAAAGATCTACAACCTCTGCGAGCAGCTCACCGGCGCGCGTTTCACCACCTCCTACACCCGTGTCGGCGGCCAGCTCCGCGACATGCCTCCGGGCTTCGATGCCGCCGTCCGCACCTTCCTCGAGGAGTGCGAGGTCGCCATCGGGGAAATCGCCAGGCTCCTAGACAACAACAAGATCTTCCGTGACCGCATGATCGACATCGGAGTGATTTCCAGGGAGTCGGCCATCTCCTACGGCATGACGGGCCCCAACCTGCGGGCATCCGGGGTGGATCGCGACCTGCGGAAAAACAGCCCCTACCTCGGCTACGAGAATTACGACTTCGACATCCCCATCGCCGATGAGGGCGATTGCTACGCCCGCTACCAGATCCGCATGGAGGAGATGCGCCAGTCGATCCGGATCTGCCGCCAGGTGCTCGACACCATGCCGGCCGGGCCGGTGAACATCGCCGACCCGAAAGGCATGCTCCCGGCGAAGGAGCGCGTGATGATGTCCATGGAGGAGCTGATCCACCATTTCATCGTCGCGACCCAGGGCATCGACGCCCCGGAGGGCGAAGTCTATTTCGCGGCGGAAAACCCCAAGGGCGAGCTGGGTTTCTACATCCACTCCAAGGGCGGCGGGGTGCCGAACCGCCTGAAAATCCGCAGCCCCTCCTTCTGCAACCTCTCCATCGTCTCGAAACTCCTCAAGGGACACATGGTTTCCGATATCCCAGCCATCCTCGGATCGCTTGACTTCGTGATGGGGGAATGTGACCGTTAG
- a CDS encoding aminopeptidase, which produces MRRVPLLALFFLGGCQTLHFYGQGVRGQAEILRKSRPNAKLLAAPGTSAALREKLLLAQELCDFASEDLALPGDSSYHRYADLGRRHVVFVLYAAREFSLEPKTWRYPIIGELDYRGYFEEEDALAYAEKLRAEGYEIHLGGTNAYSTLGVFHDPLLNTFIDYPEIDFAELIFHELTHRRIFRKGDTSFNESLANLVQEEGTMKYLRAKGRTSELADYGERLARRRDFYAEIEVTRVQLEKLYRSPLPEAEMRERKQAILSELKSRARALQARWGTKALEGWLEQDLTNAHLLALITYNSEMPRFRKLLEDSGGDFDRFFREIENEQ; this is translated from the coding sequence ATGCGCCGAGTCCCGTTGCTTGCCCTCTTTTTCCTAGGCGGATGCCAGACACTCCATTTCTACGGACAGGGAGTGCGCGGACAGGCTGAGATACTGCGGAAATCCCGCCCCAATGCAAAGCTGCTGGCCGCGCCGGGGACATCCGCCGCCCTGAGGGAAAAGCTGCTTCTGGCGCAGGAGCTATGCGACTTCGCAAGCGAGGATCTGGCGCTGCCGGGGGATTCCTCATACCACCGCTATGCGGATCTGGGAAGGCGGCATGTGGTGTTCGTCCTGTACGCGGCCCGGGAGTTTTCCCTGGAACCCAAGACCTGGCGCTACCCCATCATCGGCGAGCTGGATTACCGCGGCTATTTCGAGGAAGAGGATGCCCTCGCCTACGCGGAAAAACTGCGCGCGGAGGGCTACGAGATCCACCTCGGCGGCACCAACGCCTACTCGACGCTCGGGGTTTTCCACGATCCCCTGCTGAACACCTTCATCGACTACCCTGAAATCGACTTCGCCGAGCTCATTTTCCACGAACTGACCCACCGCCGCATTTTCCGCAAAGGGGACACAAGCTTCAACGAATCCCTGGCGAACCTTGTCCAGGAGGAAGGCACGATGAAGTATCTGCGTGCGAAGGGACGGACGTCGGAACTGGCCGATTACGGGGAGCGACTGGCCCGAAGGAGGGATTTCTACGCCGAGATCGAGGTCACGCGGGTGCAGTTGGAAAAGCTCTACCGCTCGCCCTTGCCGGAGGCTGAAATGAGGGAGCGGAAACAGGCGATCCTTTCCGAGCTCAAGTCGCGCGCGCGGGCGTTGCAGGCGCGATGGGGGACCAAGGCCTTGGAAGGCTGGCTGGAGCAGGATCTGACCAACGCCCACCTGCTTGCGCTCATCACCTACAACAGCGAAATGCCCCGCTTCCGGAAATTGCTGGAGGATAGCGGCGGGGATTTCGATAGGTTCTTCAGGGAAATCGAAAACGAGCAATGA
- a CDS encoding N-acetylmuramoyl-L-alanine amidase: protein MRSLPFLLFLALLPSCSPISGGGGDYWGNKPGPQGFRTVVIDAGHGGKDPGAISRHTGQREKDANLDLARRLRSELSGSFRTVMIRSGDRFVDLDERVKLANRYGDAILVSLHFNAGQSNRRGPETYWWRVDSHGLAVRCQRAMKSVSPYSANAGLSRRRLRLTRNPSIPCVLLEGGYMSHPSEARQISSASHRDRLAKAIAKAIRDQAAHGDEGTGPRQRFIKAPPSRATDAPGT, encoded by the coding sequence ATGCGCTCCCTGCCATTCCTGCTTTTCCTGGCCCTGCTGCCCTCCTGCTCGCCGATCTCCGGCGGCGGCGGCGACTACTGGGGGAACAAGCCGGGGCCGCAGGGATTCCGGACAGTGGTGATCGATGCAGGCCACGGCGGCAAGGATCCCGGTGCCATCTCCCGCCACACCGGCCAGCGCGAGAAAGATGCGAACCTCGATCTCGCCAGGCGCCTCCGTTCCGAGCTTTCCGGCTCCTTCCGCACGGTGATGATCCGCTCCGGCGACCGCTTCGTGGATCTCGACGAGCGCGTGAAGCTCGCCAACCGCTATGGCGATGCGATCCTCGTCAGCCTACATTTCAATGCCGGCCAATCCAACCGGCGCGGCCCTGAGACATATTGGTGGCGGGTGGACTCGCATGGTCTCGCCGTCCGCTGCCAGAGGGCGATGAAATCCGTCTCGCCATATTCCGCAAACGCCGGGCTGAGCCGCCGCCGCCTGCGCCTGACGCGGAATCCTTCCATCCCCTGCGTCCTGCTAGAAGGCGGTTACATGAGCCACCCCTCGGAAGCCCGCCAGATCAGCTCCGCCTCGCACCGCGACAGGCTGGCGAAAGCCATCGCCAAGGCCATTCGCGACCAGGCGGCGCACGGCGATGAGGGAACCGGCCCGAGGCAGAGATTCATCAAGGCACCACCGAGCCGGGCAACGGATGCGCCCGGCACGTGA
- a CDS encoding alpha/beta hydrolase encodes MSQILQKVAPIGESRDRELLKSASSYVYASHGDTDLLAHVFFPEGAADTSRPAVAFFHGGFWDTPMVTQFVPHCHHFASRGAVAVAFEYRTSSKNGTGPMEAIGDAQAAFAWLAENADLLGIDPAAITVAGAAGGAFLALHLAMRKTVKNSGAPPHPKAAILFSALVNTSPKGQLAARFPDSKRAKASSPGTLLRRKLPPMLFLHGKSDRVTPFEEVASFCRRTKWRRNKCTLLDFSGAEHSFFNFNVHHGNFEMTVSAADHFLTDLGVIPPAPEET; translated from the coding sequence ATGAGCCAAATTCTGCAAAAGGTAGCACCCATCGGAGAGTCGAGGGACAGGGAACTGCTGAAATCCGCCTCCAGCTACGTGTATGCGAGTCACGGGGACACCGATCTCCTGGCCCATGTCTTCTTTCCCGAAGGTGCTGCCGACACATCGCGCCCGGCCGTCGCGTTTTTCCACGGCGGCTTCTGGGACACGCCCATGGTCACTCAGTTCGTCCCGCACTGCCACCACTTCGCCAGCCGCGGCGCGGTCGCCGTGGCCTTCGAGTACCGCACATCATCCAAGAACGGCACCGGCCCGATGGAAGCCATCGGCGATGCGCAGGCCGCATTCGCATGGCTCGCCGAGAACGCCGATCTGCTGGGGATCGATCCGGCAGCCATCACCGTCGCCGGGGCGGCGGGCGGAGCCTTCCTCGCCCTCCATCTCGCCATGCGGAAAACTGTCAAGAATAGCGGGGCTCCCCCTCACCCGAAGGCCGCCATCCTCTTCAGCGCCCTCGTCAACACCAGCCCGAAAGGCCAGCTCGCCGCCCGCTTCCCGGACAGCAAGAGAGCCAAGGCCTCCAGCCCCGGCACCCTGCTCCGCCGCAAGCTGCCCCCAATGCTTTTCCTGCATGGGAAATCAGACCGCGTGACCCCGTTCGAAGAGGTTGCCTCCTTTTGCCGCAGGACGAAATGGCGCAGGAACAAATGCACGCTCCTGGACTTCAGCGGAGCCGAGCACAGCTTCTTCAACTTCAATGTCCACCACGGGAACTTCGAGATGACAGTCAGCGCCGCCGACCATTTCCTCACCGATCTCGGCGTCATACCGCCGGCTCCCGAGGAGACCTAG
- a CDS encoding redoxin family protein, with protein sequence MKLITTLLAFCIASAAHAGYETWTSADGRTASMELVSVKEADGAKTGTFRMRNGKTVTLAAKDLSADDAKRLDDWKDPSVPEVVSQPSVFDDVLDGNLVILDGKKLSKHEPTAKPTQYYVFYYTASWCPPCQAFTPSLVDFYNKNKNEKFELVLISSDSDEDAMEGYAKDKKMPWPQLKHSKVGSFKKGFNHGVSGIPSVIVCDLKGEIVSRDGRNLAELEKLVK encoded by the coding sequence ATGAAACTCATCACAACGCTGCTTGCATTCTGCATCGCCTCCGCCGCCCACGCGGGATACGAGACCTGGACAAGCGCAGACGGGCGAACCGCCAGCATGGAGCTTGTCAGCGTCAAAGAAGCTGACGGAGCCAAAACAGGAACTTTCCGCATGAGGAACGGCAAGACCGTGACACTCGCGGCAAAAGACCTGTCCGCAGATGATGCGAAGCGCCTTGACGATTGGAAGGATCCGAGTGTCCCGGAAGTGGTCTCGCAACCCAGCGTTTTCGATGATGTCCTCGATGGCAACCTTGTGATCCTCGATGGCAAGAAACTTTCGAAGCATGAGCCCACGGCCAAGCCGACCCAATATTACGTTTTCTACTACACCGCCTCCTGGTGCCCTCCCTGCCAGGCATTCACGCCCAGCCTCGTGGATTTCTACAACAAGAACAAGAACGAGAAATTCGAGCTTGTGCTCATCAGCAGCGACAGTGACGAAGACGCGATGGAAGGCTACGCAAAGGACAAGAAAATGCCCTGGCCCCAGCTCAAGCATTCCAAGGTGGGCTCTTTCAAGAAGGGTTTCAACCATGGGGTGAGTGGAATCCCCTCGGTCATCGTCTGTGACCTGAAGGGCGAGATCGTCAGCCGAGACGGGCGGAACCTTGCCGAACTCGAAAAACTCGTCAAATAA
- a CDS encoding NAD(P)H-dependent oxidoreductase subunit E, with product MTLQDSPGSAHFPAFSVTAALESEADERISHYPESKRSAVLPLLHIVQHRFGFISEQAVEWVAAKLSLEPIKVLEVVTFYPGFRQYAPGKYHVRVCRTLSCALGGSYELMEGLCKEFGIDRTAADPHHHPISVSPCGKYSVEFAECLASCGTAPVCLINDDFHEAVDVAKVKQACS from the coding sequence ATGACTTTGCAGGATTCCCCCGGCAGTGCCCATTTCCCAGCCTTCTCCGTAACGGCCGCCCTCGAATCGGAGGCCGACGAGCGCATCTCCCACTATCCGGAAAGCAAGCGCTCCGCCGTTCTCCCTTTGCTGCATATCGTCCAGCACAGGTTCGGTTTCATCTCGGAGCAAGCCGTGGAATGGGTCGCGGCGAAACTTTCGCTGGAGCCGATCAAGGTGCTGGAAGTTGTGACCTTCTATCCCGGCTTCCGCCAATATGCCCCGGGCAAATACCATGTGCGCGTCTGCCGCACCCTCTCCTGCGCGCTGGGCGGCAGCTATGAGCTGATGGAAGGTCTCTGCAAGGAATTCGGCATCGACCGCACCGCCGCGGATCCACACCACCATCCGATTTCCGTTTCCCCCTGCGGGAAATACTCGGTCGAGTTCGCCGAGTGCCTCGCCTCCTGCGGCACCGCCCCGGTCTGCCTGATCAACGACGACTTCCACGAAGCCGTCGATGTGGCCAAGGTGAAGCAAGCCTGCTCGTGA
- a CDS encoding flotillin family protein has protein sequence MEFIIGLIVLIVFAFILLAWVAMRYRRCPSDKILVVYGKVGGGKSAHCHHGGAAFVWPVIQDYQYLDLTPLPIDIRLEGALSKQNIRVNTPSTFTVGISTEPGVMENAAERMLGLNMEHIKELAKDIIFGQMRVVIATMDIEEINADRDKLIQNISMGVEVELKKVGLRLINVNVQDITDASGYIDALGQEAASKAIAEAKVKVAMADRDGESGAAAMQRDKRISVAAANAEATKGENTSLVEIANSDATRRAAQAEAERIATAAEKVAEAKVLEEAYVSEQAAEKQRAERDKASQYADIVVPAQVAKERQIVEADAEAEKVRRIQQGKADAVRAEKQAEADGIIFVKEAEASGLKAKLLAEAEGAQAVLAGKAKGFEDLIKACMGPGGAQQMLVTELLPQLVREQVQAIANLKIDKITVWDSGTGADGKTSTANFLSGLAGAVPPLHEIAKNVGVELPAYLGKLDEAGANKQAPPAEPKAAKEDPGTSHGVESI, from the coding sequence ATGGAATTCATCATCGGCCTCATCGTTCTCATCGTCTTCGCTTTCATTTTGCTTGCGTGGGTCGCCATGCGCTACCGCCGCTGCCCGTCGGACAAGATCCTGGTGGTTTACGGCAAGGTGGGCGGGGGCAAATCGGCACACTGCCACCACGGCGGTGCGGCTTTCGTCTGGCCGGTGATCCAGGATTACCAATACCTCGATCTTACCCCGCTTCCCATCGATATCCGCCTTGAGGGCGCGCTCTCCAAGCAGAATATCCGGGTCAACACGCCATCGACCTTCACCGTCGGCATCTCCACCGAACCGGGTGTGATGGAGAATGCTGCGGAGCGCATGCTGGGACTGAACATGGAGCACATCAAGGAACTGGCGAAGGACATCATCTTCGGCCAGATGCGTGTGGTCATCGCCACGATGGACATCGAGGAAATCAACGCGGACCGGGACAAGCTCATCCAGAACATTTCCATGGGTGTGGAGGTCGAGCTGAAAAAGGTCGGACTGCGCCTCATCAACGTCAACGTCCAGGACATCACTGACGCCTCGGGCTACATCGATGCACTCGGCCAGGAAGCCGCGTCCAAAGCGATTGCGGAAGCGAAGGTCAAGGTAGCCATGGCGGATCGCGACGGCGAGAGCGGCGCGGCCGCGATGCAGAGGGACAAGCGGATCAGCGTGGCGGCGGCGAACGCGGAGGCGACCAAGGGGGAGAACACATCCCTTGTGGAGATCGCGAATTCGGATGCCACCCGGCGCGCGGCACAGGCCGAGGCGGAGCGCATCGCGACGGCGGCGGAGAAGGTGGCCGAGGCGAAGGTTTTGGAAGAGGCCTACGTTTCCGAGCAGGCGGCGGAGAAGCAGCGTGCGGAACGCGACAAGGCCAGCCAGTATGCGGACATCGTGGTGCCCGCGCAGGTTGCGAAGGAGCGCCAGATCGTCGAGGCGGATGCGGAGGCCGAAAAGGTTCGGCGCATCCAGCAGGGCAAGGCGGACGCCGTCCGCGCCGAGAAACAGGCGGAGGCGGACGGCATCATTTTCGTAAAAGAGGCGGAGGCGAGCGGCCTGAAGGCCAAGCTCCTCGCGGAGGCCGAAGGTGCGCAGGCTGTCCTCGCCGGCAAGGCGAAGGGCTTCGAGGATCTCATCAAGGCCTGCATGGGACCGGGCGGGGCGCAGCAGATGCTCGTCACCGAGCTACTGCCGCAGCTTGTCCGCGAGCAGGTTCAGGCGATCGCGAACCTCAAGATCGACAAGATCACCGTCTGGGACAGCGGCACCGGCGCGGATGGCAAGACCAGCACCGCGAATTTCCTCTCGGGTCTGGCAGGTGCGGTGCCGCCGCTGCACGAGATCGCCAAGAACGTCGGCGTTGAGCTGCCTGCATACCTGGGGAAACTCGATGAGGCTGGAGCGAACAAACAAGCGCCGCCCGCCGAGCCCAAGGCCGCCAAGGAAGATCCCGGCACCAGCCACGGGGTGGAGTCCATCTGA
- a CDS encoding NfeD family protein, with amino-acid sequence MPDFINVWWDGLSFGLKFFYGIAILSAVLLLLQTVTMFFFGDSDGHGGDFSGADGADHHDTGVGMLSLKSITAFFTGFGWTAVGFMRMGLSMPVVIFLAGMVGVVMMFLIYLLMKSLVKLSDSGTMDYANAVGQPGTVYVTIPPAKGPGGQVETMIQGRLVTAEALQRGPEPLKPGTKVQVIEKVGASTLIVEPVENYFP; translated from the coding sequence ATGCCCGATTTCATTAATGTTTGGTGGGATGGATTGAGCTTCGGCCTGAAGTTTTTCTACGGCATTGCGATCCTCTCCGCCGTTCTGCTGCTGCTCCAGACGGTTACGATGTTCTTTTTCGGGGATTCGGATGGGCACGGTGGGGATTTCTCCGGCGCGGATGGGGCGGATCACCACGACACGGGGGTGGGGATGCTTTCCCTGAAGTCGATCACCGCCTTTTTCACGGGCTTCGGGTGGACGGCGGTGGGTTTTATGCGGATGGGGCTTTCCATGCCGGTTGTGATATTCTTGGCGGGGATGGTGGGGGTTGTCATGATGTTCCTGATCTATCTCCTGATGAAGAGCCTGGTGAAACTTTCCGACAGCGGCACGATGGACTACGCAAACGCGGTTGGCCAGCCGGGTACGGTGTATGTGACCATCCCGCCCGCAAAGGGCCCGGGTGGGCAGGTGGAGACCATGATCCAGGGCCGCCTCGTCACTGCGGAGGCCTTGCAGCGCGGCCCCGAGCCGCTCAAGCCCGGCACCAAGGTGCAGGTGATCGAAAAGGTCGGTGCCTCCACGCTCATCGTCGAGCCGGTCGAAAACTATTTCCCCTAA